The DNA region AAAACAAGAAACAGTTTAATAGTATAATAAGGAGAATAGTATGTGGTTAGGAGTAGATTATTATCCTGAACAATGGGATATATCAATGATAGATAAAGATTTGGACAATATAATAGAACTTGGAAGTAATGTAATCAGGATAGGAGAGTTTGCTTGGCATATTATGGAAAAAGAAGAGGGAAAATTTGATTTTTCCTTCTTCGATATGGTTATAAAAAAAGCTAGTGAGAAGGGAATAAAAGTAATTTTTGGAACACCAACAGCTACAATTCCAGCTTGGCTTGCTAAAAAATATCCTGAAGTATTATCAGAATTTGAAAATGGTCAAAAAAGAAGATTTGGTGGACGTCATACAAGTTGCTATAACAGTGAAAAATATATAGAGTATTCTAAAAAAATTGTAAAAACTCTTGTGGAACACTATAAAGATGAAAAAAATATAGTAGCTTGGCAGCTTGACAATGAGTTTGGACATGAGGGAAGTGATGAATGCTTCTGTAAATGTTGTGAAAGAGAATTTCAAAAATTCCTTTCTAAAAAATTTAATGGAGATATCAACAAATTAAATGAAACTTATGGAACAACTTTCTGGTCACAAGAGTATAACTCTTTTGAAGAGATCCCTGTACCAGCTGCTACAATTACTACTCACAATCCAGCTTTAAGATTAGACTGGGAGAGATTTAGAAGTGAGAGTATTGTAAAATATTCAGATATGCAAGTTGAAATTATTAGAAATATAATTCCAGAAGCTGTGATTATCCATGACTTCCCAGGTGGAGGATTAGATAAACATGTGGATTATTCTAAATTAGCAGAAAAATTAGATGTAGTAGCTTTCAATAACTACCCAGTATGGGGAGGACAGAAAAAACCTATTCCTCCACATGAAATAGCTTTCGGTTTAGACTATATGAGAGGATTAAAAAGACAAAATTTCTGGATAACAGAGGGAATAATGGGAGCTCAAGGACATGATATAACTGGATATCTTCCAAGACCTAATCAAGCTAAGATGTGGTCATATCAAGGTGTAGCTAGGGGAGCTGAATCATTTATTTACTTTAGATATCGTGGAGCTACTAAAGGAGCTGAACAATTCTGTTATGGTGTAATAGATGCTGATAACAAAAAGAGAAGAAAATTCTATGAAGTTCAAGATTTCTTTAAAGTAACTAAAGAAAATGAAAAAGTTTTAGAAACTCCAATAGATAGTAAAGTAGCTATGATATATGACTATGATTCATTAGCATCTTTTAGAATACAAAAACAAAGTATTCTATTAGATTGTCATAGTGAGATGAAAAGAATACATAAAGTTTTCTATGAAAAAAATATAATGATGGATATTATTCCTCATACTATAGATATTTCTAAATATGAAGTAGTAATCCTTCCATTTATGATAATTTGGAAAGAGGAATTTGTGGCTAAGATAAAAGAGTTTGTAAATAATGGTGGTAAAGTTGTATTTACTTATCGTAATGCTGTAAAAGATATAGATAATAACTTAACACTAAATGAAATGTTACCTGTAAGATACAATGATTTAACAGGGGTATATGTAGAGGAAACAGAAAGTTTACAAGAATATGATGAGTTACCATTAAAAGGTATAGGAGAATTTGAAGGAGTAGAGGGAAGAGCTGGAATATTTAGAGATATGTTAGTTCCTACTACTGCTCAAAGTTTAATGAAATATGATGATAAATTCTATAACGAGTTTTCAGCTGTAACAAAAAACAAATTTGGAGCAGGGGAAGTATATTATATAGGTTGTGGATTAGAAGATAAACTTATGAGTAAAGTTATGGAAAAAGTTATAGAAAATACAAGTATAGTAGAAAAAATTACTCCACAAGGGGTAGAAATAGTTGAAAGAGGAATTGATGAAAAAATAAAACTTTATATAAATCATAATGATTTTACTGTTACTTTAGATGAATTTTCATTAGATCCTTTTGAATGTAAAATCATAAAATAAGCATACCCAATCCTTTATTTAAAGAGCTATTGTAATTATTTACAATAGCTCTTATATATTTTTATCTTTTACACTATCCCTTTCTATTAGATTACAAGGCATAATAACTTTCTTTACTCCATGTTCTCCTTCCCAAAGCTCTTCCATAAGCCTTATAGCTGCATCTGCATACTCTCTCATAAAGATTCTAATAGATGAAAGGGCTGGAGTAGCAAATTCAGAAAGAGGAGTATCATTAAAGGTTATAATACTTACATCTTCAGGGATTTTTATATTCTTTTCACTAAAAGCTTTTAATACTCCTGAAGCAATAGCATCAGAAGAGATAAAAAAAGCACTAGGTAATTTAGAATTTTTTAAAAATTTAATAATATTATTATATCCAGATTTAGAGTTCATCTCACATTCAACTATATATTTTTCATTAAAAAGATTATTTCCCTCTAAAAAACTTTTAAAATATACATATCTTGAATCTATTTCCCAATCTTTTGTATTCCCAAAAGTATATTTACTTCCAATAAAACCAATATCTTTATGCCCCTTATCTAAAAAATGCTTTAAAGCTATCTTTACTCCTAACTGATAGTTAGGAATAATACTATGATAAGTTAACTCATCAGGAGAGGAATCAATAAATACAATATTTTTTGTATAGTTTTCAAAATTAGCTATCTCTTCTAAAGTAAATCTTCCAATTGGAAATATCCCATCTATTTTCTTCTTAGTTATTTTTATAAAATTTTTATCCTGATTTCTAAATAAAGAGATTACTTCTATATTTTTTTCTGAACAAACCTCTTCTAAAATATTCTTCATCATAATATAATAAATATCTTTTTTTTGCTCATCTAACTCAAACATTTGAGCTATTCCAACTTTATATTTTTTAGTTTTTCTATCTTTATATCTCTGTCCAATAGTTTTGTATCCTAATTTTTTAGCTACTTCAAGAACCTCTTCCCTAGTTTTTGTGGAAACATTTAATGTTATATCATTGTTTAAAATACGAGATACTGTTGTAATTGAAACTTTTGTTATTTCTGCTATCTCTTTTAAAGTTGCCATTATTTTCCTCCTAGTATTTTTTGTAACTCATTATCTCAATAAAAGTATTATGGAAAAAAGATGTAATTTCCTTGTTAGGTATTCTAATTGTAAAAACATTATCAGCTATCTCTTTTTTAATTGTCAAATATCCAGAGTACAACATCAATGAGAATATCTCATTTGTATTAAGATCTCTATGTACCTCTACATTTGGATTTATCCTTACTCTTATCTCCTCTTGATTGAAAAGTCTTTCTAAACTATCAAAAATATCTCTACCACTCTTTCTCAATATCTTTCTAATCAGATAGTTCGAGGAAGTATTTACCCAATAAGTAGTAAGTTTTTTATTTTCAAGATAATTTAATATACTCCAAGGATTATAAATCTGTACACTTCCAAAAGTATATCCATTATACCACTCTTTTACATCTTCAAGATTATATTCAACATTATAATATTTTAGAGCTTTCTCAACTTCATTCTCAAGTA from uncultured Fusobacterium sp. includes:
- a CDS encoding beta-galactosidase; the encoded protein is MWLGVDYYPEQWDISMIDKDLDNIIELGSNVIRIGEFAWHIMEKEEGKFDFSFFDMVIKKASEKGIKVIFGTPTATIPAWLAKKYPEVLSEFENGQKRRFGGRHTSCYNSEKYIEYSKKIVKTLVEHYKDEKNIVAWQLDNEFGHEGSDECFCKCCEREFQKFLSKKFNGDINKLNETYGTTFWSQEYNSFEEIPVPAATITTHNPALRLDWERFRSESIVKYSDMQVEIIRNIIPEAVIIHDFPGGGLDKHVDYSKLAEKLDVVAFNNYPVWGGQKKPIPPHEIAFGLDYMRGLKRQNFWITEGIMGAQGHDITGYLPRPNQAKMWSYQGVARGAESFIYFRYRGATKGAEQFCYGVIDADNKKRRKFYEVQDFFKVTKENEKVLETPIDSKVAMIYDYDSLASFRIQKQSILLDCHSEMKRIHKVFYEKNIMMDIIPHTIDISKYEVVILPFMIIWKEEFVAKIKEFVNNGGKVVFTYRNAVKDIDNNLTLNEMLPVRYNDLTGVYVEETESLQEYDELPLKGIGEFEGVEGRAGIFRDMLVPTTAQSLMKYDDKFYNEFSAVTKNKFGAGEVYYIGCGLEDKLMSKVMEKVIENTSIVEKITPQGVEIVERGIDEKIKLYINHNDFTVTLDEFSLDPFECKIIK
- a CDS encoding LacI family DNA-binding transcriptional regulator, encoding MATLKEIAEITKVSITTVSRILNNDITLNVSTKTREEVLEVAKKLGYKTIGQRYKDRKTKKYKVGIAQMFELDEQKKDIYYIMMKNILEEVCSEKNIEVISLFRNQDKNFIKITKKKIDGIFPIGRFTLEEIANFENYTKNIVFIDSSPDELTYHSIIPNYQLGVKIALKHFLDKGHKDIGFIGSKYTFGNTKDWEIDSRYVYFKSFLEGNNLFNEKYIVECEMNSKSGYNNIIKFLKNSKLPSAFFISSDAIASGVLKAFSEKNIKIPEDVSIITFNDTPLSEFATPALSSIRIFMREYADAAIRLMEELWEGEHGVKKVIMPCNLIERDSVKDKNI